The genomic DNA CGCTAGTTGGTGCAGAGCAATTGCTTCACTGTTATTATAATTTGCTGCCCTTCTGTAACATTTTATTGCCTTATCGAGCATGCGAAGCTGGTCAGTCTCATAGCATCGAGCCATAGCTATCCACAACCGAGAATCATTTGGCTGCAAGAAAACAGATTTTTTGAAGTAATGAAGCGAATAGAAAGGCATACTCATAATCTCATATGCTTGTCCCAGTCCATACCAAGCACGATAATCACACGGGTCTATATCAACAGCCCGACGATAGGCATCCACAGCGGCAGGAGTATTTTTCATCTCTATAAACTCATGACCCATGAGTGTCCAAGCAGAGAGATAATTTTTGTTCAGTTTAAGAGCTCTCCTAAAATATACAACTGATTTTTCATGTTGTCCTTTTAAACTGTAATAATTCCCAATAATACAACAAGATTCAGGTCTGTATTTATCCGTCGTAAATACTCTATGCGCAAGGTGACTCAAAGCAGAAAAGCATTCCTTAGCATAGAGCACATTGGAGTACACATCCAAGTCTTCCACTCTGTAGGGATCAGTCCTCAACAGATCTTCAAATATAGCTTCAGCTTGCTCAAATTCTCTCAAACTGTACTGGACTTTAGCAATTTGAGCTTGAATATAATTACTAAAACCAAAAGTTCCGAGTAGATATTCATATTTTGACAGAGACTCGTTATGCATCCTTAATTCTTGGTAGGCACTAGCAAGAAAAAATTCCTTCATCCAATGACTATTGAGATTAAGACTATTCAAGCTATCAACTGTAGTGCATAAGGATTGTAGCTCAGTCCATGCATTCCAGTTCCAAGGGTAGCTATTTACAGATTCCACAAGAACTGTGCGTGCCAAAGTATCATTGCCTTTCTGTTTCAGTATGAGACCATATAAGTACAAAAGAAAAGGATCAACTTTGTCATTCTTGCGAAGTGTAGACAACTCCCTCTCTAATGAAACGAATTCCTGATTCACAGCATCACTTTTACCCAGAGGTCCGTCAAGTTCTATCAACTCTTCCTCTTTTCGCTTTTCTCCGGCCTGTAGGAAGTACAACGCATGGACAAAGAAGTTATCAACATATCAAattccaaaaactaaaaaactcgGTTCGCTTCAACTGATATTATGTATGataatttagaaagaaaaatgcaCTGCATCAGATCAGTAGTTTGTGCTATTAGCATGCGACAGAGCTCAATGCATTATCTTTATTTAAATGTTACTCAAGGGAGGTAACAAGTGACATGGAAGAATATGATATGACAATCAGTTTCTGTTAATATACATATACgataaaaatggaataaaaaaaattctacacatTATGATAGTTCTATAGCATGATAATGCTAGGAATTAACAAAGGTAAGCATAAGTTGCAGAAAACATTCTCTTAAAAAGGGTAGATGACAACTGACAATGTCTTAAAGAATGATCTGAAGATTGTTGGGGAAACAGAGAGCACATTACACATAATCGACAAGTAACAACTAGAAATCACTGAGTTTGGTATTTGGCTACTTCACATATCACGtaataaaattgcaatttttctGCTGCAAAAATCAAGAGttcaaaaataactaaaaagagGCCTCGTGGTTTAActtgcatatatattttttaatctaacTATTTCTTACTTAAACAAGGTAATTCAAAAAAGCTTGTTAAACTGATATGAATACCTCCTATCCCAGTTTTATTTACGGAAGACATTGTTGAGGTGAAAGAACATTCTTTTAAATGAATAGTACATGCAAACAAACATTCACTTATTCAGCAACATAATTGTATTACTTACACAACTTAATGGAAAGTTCATACCctattaatcaaaatgttaatagGATAAATGTATTAGAAGAAACACCAACTCTGAAGGCAACAAccagtattttaatttttactcTGTTGTGACATTTAATATAAGCATACCTATATCTAACTTACTTTCCAACAGaaattatcaaatttaaaaGATATCTCAGATTATACTTTTGATATCAGGCATGTCCTTCCATAATTTGAAAGCACCATAGCAAAAtgcatcacaattgaaatagaTATTCTAGACAGACATTGTTGAGACACGCGTTTTACACCTCACACGAGGAAAACATGAAGAGATAACATGTCAGTCAGCTGCTGTGCATTGTCCATTTAACTCTGTGCCCGactcaaatcaaaaagagtaaATGACAACTAGACTGCCCTCTGTATTCTTGCCTAATGTTGCTATATGTTCTGTAAACTTTGCAAAACCCCCACTTCAACAATTATAGGACATTAGcttcaatcaacaacaacaagaacaacaaccaagccttatcctaCTAAGTGAGTtcggctacatgaatcaaacgacaccatagtgttctatcaaaaaccatGTCTTTCTCCAACTCATTTATCTCTAGATCCTTCCTAATAGTTTCTcgtatagtttttctaggtctacCCTTACCTCTAGTGATCTGACTCccctccatctgatctactctccttactacaTAATCCACATGATTTTAGCTTCaatcaaaaaagtaaatataccAAAAATCCTATGATGTCAATAATGGCAACTAACGCCATTAGAGCGGCAGCGCGTTGTGTAGCCGCCCTCACACTCGCCATAGCAACCCAGAATTGTGTGGCGACCGTCATGGCCGCGTTCACAGGAGCATTTCTTGTTTTTGTGGTGCAATTGCAATTTGCAGCACAAAGAGCTTTAGAGTAATTTGTTAAATTTTCCAGCAATTATGtgtttattattagtattaactGTATAGTAATAACATTAATTCCTAAATATAGCAAATTACAGCCATCACACCCTGCTATCCCAGTTTTGGGGTTGACCGCTCTGCTATCCAGGACGGACAACACAGCAAAAATCCCGCAAAAAAGGAATCCAACAGAATCAGCATAATTAATCAGTCTATTTGGCAGATAAGCAGGCACAAACATCCTCCAACCCAAAATAGACTTGCCcacaaaaattgaattaaatacATGCATAAATGTCATGTTTCTAACCCTCCGCTGGCACTGCCTTCACATAACCATCTCGTGTTTACCAAAGGTTGTACTAAATTACAAACGTCGAGAATGACCCATCAGCACAACATACACACCCagatataaaaaatcaaactatcCTAAGCTCTCCAAAACGCCACTACATCTAAGTCCACAAggaatcaaaaaacaaaaagtctCTAATACATTTGGACATTGAACAAATAATATCCCACTGATTAATATGAAAACCCAAAGCCTAGTTTGTTTATACATAAACAACTTGATTTAATGCAAATTTAATGCAATCTTGTAAGTTTTATTTCAGAAATCATTATTGTACTCTAACCAAAAGAAGCCCCTAGCTTAAGGGCCGATTTGGTTAAGGGTTATGCTAGCAAGTGCCCTCATttgttaaggaaaccaaaagtAGTAGGTTTGAATTGGATTCAACaatattaacttttaaaaacctaaattcatcacttttcaccattttccaatacaatatttctatttttatccccttaaccaatgccctaagaacactctttagcatttccctttGTTTAATCTTAAACGAATGTTCTTGACTTTTGAAGGTAAAAACACCTATAAGCTTTTATAATTACTTAGGTGGACTACTGGACATCGGTGTTATCAATATTGGATAGCGGAATATCATGACCAGCCAAAATCTGCCATATGAACATGGTGTCGCGGCAACTACGTGTGCTAGACCCTAGTATAACATATAGGTATAACTTGTCATTGAACTTGTTCATCAGGTTAAAAATTATCTTCTGAATGAAAACATTACAAACTATAGAAATAATTACAGTTCTAGAAACTATAAATTTACCAGCTTAAGCAGATTCTAACCACCTATTTAAAACCATTTTGGCTGATTTAAATATATGGCTAGCTCTCTATCTGATTTTTAAAAGAATGGTCTATTCACACACAACAGTTACTGGTTGATATCTATGAATATCAAAACACATAACATAAGTCTTTAACTTCTTCAATTTCAGAATGAGTTTATAACATAATATTAATGAGAAATGTAAGAGTTGCAAAGCATTTAAAGAAACAATAATGAGGTGAAAAGCTCAGAAGGACACTCAACCATAGGATGACAAAATTTATGTGGCAAAGATTAAGATATTTGACAAGTTGAAGTTTGAATTTTACAAATTAGTTCTGTATATATGATAATAGATTGGACCGCTTCGTTACCCAGTTCGAATATACGATCGGTTCTTATCTAAACTAATCAAATTGAAACAAACCAATCATGTGTAAAATTTGTCCTATGTGCACACCATATGTTGGCTTagtatatgtttggttccacttttgGAGGGGCCAAAATTAATTCTGGAGGTGTAGAATCctgacatgtttggttgctttcaagtagaattgattttgtctcGTGGAATTGTTTCTACTTTAAGATAAAGTTTCTAGCTTTtgattctaaaattgatttttacataCGAACTTATAATTAACTCACTTTTATATGAATGTACCCAAACACAGATCACTTTACCtacaattcaaaatcaattattgttacgcagaaccaaacatacactaaacaTTATGGTTTTTGTAAGTCCAACTTCAAAGCATTGTTGGTAAAAATAATGCAAGTGACAAAacacaaacataaacataaacataaacatagcAAAATAGGGtttcaaaataaagaaaaactaaCCAAATAAAGAGCATAAGATCTTAAGAAAACCGATTTCCTCCCAATTTGATCACGAAGAACATGAGCAGCTCTTCTATACTCCCGACAATCAAAGTAACTCTTAGCCAAAAGATAAAAATCaccatcaacaaattcatcctCTTCCATAACCGGAGTAGCCACATACGAAACACCGGCAATCGGTGTTGTCGTCGGTGTAATCTCATGTGTTCGGTACTTTCGTCGAATACTTGAACTACCTCTCTGAAACCTCGTATTTGATGGAGTGAACTTCGATGGATCTTGCTCTATTCCTACCAATTGCTCTGCTGCCCTGCATTAAGGAAGGAGAATGAAAATGAGATGGTGAGAGTGTGTTGTGATGAGCTCTATAGCACTGACACCTCTGATAGCAGACGTATGTATCTGAGAtaccgacacatgtgattatattcaattaattcatttactTGTGTCGACGTGTCTGTGTCAATGTAATTAGAGATTTGAAGTTAAGAACTACTACCATTTGGAAGAAGAATAGAGACAACGATCTGTGAGTTGACGAATTGCGATGCGAAGTTCGCTTCTGCAACTTTCTTTTGAACTCATTTTGAGTATGCCAACGATGTTACCTACTCCTGCTTTTTCAAATTGTTCACTCCAAATCAGTTAATTAATACTTCTCTAATTTACAAcggaaattttttctttttgaaatttggaagtttttgttttgtatggttcatttgaaaaatttagtgatatttttatattgggttaattacctttttggtcttCTAATTATTTAGTTGATATCGGATTAgtcctttaattaaaaattgatttatttcggtcatttaagtttctcaccgttagtcctttctgttagttttattcaaataaacgttaggatttgtgttatgtgggtatcTGGcctcctgtttcacacatacatatgaaccataacagttacaAATAATATCAGtcattatttaatcataatacgtTAACGAGGAAtaagaccaaaatgatactaataaataaagctAGAGGACTCACATAACACAAACtataacgtttatttgaataaaactaacataaaggattaaatgtagtaacgatgagaaacttagaggaccgaaataaatcaatttttagttagaggactaatctgataccaattaaatagttagaggaccaaaaagataatttagccttttttatattttaggcttaattgcatgtttggtctcttatgtttattttacgTTTTAAGTTGGTCTTTTATGTTTTAAGTTGGTTCAAAACGTTACTCACATTGGAATAAGTTAGTTTCTTTTATCACTTGATCGTTTAAAGATTCAAGTTGACAATATGATTGATAAAATTTAACTTATTTAGAAAATCAgttttaaatcatatttttgtttcattaaacTCAATATCATGTCGCGGTAGGGACTAACTTATTTCAACGTGAGTAACGTTTTGGACCAACTTAAAACCTGTAAAATGTAAGGGACCAACTTGaatcttttaaaacataaggggccaacttgaaaccaaaaataaatataaggaatcaaacatgcaattaaacctatttttatatagagaaatgatacttgtataatcaatttttaacaacttttgtgataactttctctTTTATGCTCACATTCTgattttactttctctctttattttagtttttgtgttaatacctcattttctttgtaaatttatgattgtcccataaattgtcattcaaattattatttaaataacacaacttttttatatgtatattaaCAGAAACCGATAGTCATATCATATTATTCCATGAAATTATGTCATAACTTATAAAATTGTAAGTTGTTAATT from Medicago truncatula cultivar Jemalong A17 chromosome 8, MtrunA17r5.0-ANR, whole genome shotgun sequence includes the following:
- the LOC11428624 gene encoding anaphase-promoting complex subunit 8 gives rise to the protein MSSKESCRSELRIAIRQLTDRCLYSSSKWAAEQLVGIEQDPSKFTPSNTRFQRGSSSIRRKYRTHEITPTTTPIAGVSYVATPVMEEDEFVDGDFYLLAKSYFDCREYRRAAHVLRDQIGRKSVFLRSYALYLAGEKRKEEELIELDGPLGKSDAVNQEFVSLERELSTLRKNDKVDPFLLYLYGLILKQKGNDTLARTVLVESVNSYPWNWNAWTELQSLCTTVDSLNSLNLNSHWMKEFFLASAYQELRMHNESLSKYEYLLGTFGFSNYIQAQIAKVQYSLREFEQAEAIFEDLLRTDPYRVEDLDVYSNVLYAKECFSALSHLAHRVFTTDKYRPESCCIIGNYYSLKGQHEKSVVYFRRALKLNKNYLSAWTLMGHEFIEMKNTPAAVDAYRRAVDIDPCDYRAWYGLGQAYEIMSMPFYSLHYFKKSVFLQPNDSRLWIAMARCYETDQLRMLDKAIKCYRRAANYNNSEAIALHQLAKLHSELGRPEEAAFYYKKELESMESEERDGPHMVEGLLYLANYYKSIKRFEEAEVYCTRLLDYTGPERETAKSLLRGMRSTQSSFPDAEHFPS